One region of Metallosphaera sedula DSM 5348 genomic DNA includes:
- a CDS encoding ribbon-helix-helix domain-containing protein, producing MSDSSNTDNKENRTVTIRGVDSKLYERLVNLARETGKTVGEITNQAIGNFLSAISEAEMITYNVKDSIKSTGKAFIDGFNETKRNVFVVSNIGEITVFKSEIVSAGKPVSFRNIGKLILPDIDQDTLDKYVDSIISVDELIIPPSINKLVLIRKAKFVKRIIQQ from the coding sequence ATGTCAGACTCCTCAAACACAGATAACAAGGAAAATAGAACGGTAACCATTAGGGGAGTTGATTCAAAACTCTACGAAAGACTGGTTAACTTGGCCCGGGAGACAGGGAAAACTGTTGGAGAAATAACCAATCAGGCGATTGGAAACTTCCTGAGCGCAATATCGGAGGCCGAAATGATCACGTACAACGTTAAGGATAGCATAAAAAGTACAGGTAAGGCCTTTATAGACGGATTCAATGAGACCAAGAGAAACGTTTTCGTTGTATCCAACATTGGTGAAATAACAGTGTTTAAGTCAGAAATAGTCAGTGCAGGTAAGCCAGTCTCGTTCAGGAATATAGGAAAATTAATACTGCCAGACATTGACCAGGATACCTTAGACAAATACGTGGACTCCATTATATCTGTGGACGAACTCATTATTCCACCGTCGATCAATAAATTAGTGTTGATACGTAAGGCAAAATTTGTTAAAAGGATAATTCAACAATGA
- a CDS encoding DUF47 domain-containing protein translates to MIKFTINKEEILFSKTLEMTKNINEAIMRLNELVRKVIRGDREGVMSEVIRIKAIYERVAMVREEIVSMLYGEAFLPDFKESMMMLNQALYNTMKAIKDSGRAISSRKPNEGLLKALSDGLLTYLSTVIEGGEKLTEMISYMKTDMKEAIRIGKEIQLLERNGDDIKDVLIQKLYDSEGIADVISVLQFKDVIIFMDDILDYMEEATLSIETLYATLKA, encoded by the coding sequence ATGATAAAGTTCACCATTAACAAAGAGGAGATACTGTTTTCAAAAACCCTTGAAATGACTAAGAACATCAACGAAGCCATTATGAGGTTAAACGAGCTTGTTAGGAAGGTAATAAGGGGAGACAGGGAAGGCGTGATGTCGGAGGTCATCAGAATCAAGGCAATTTATGAGAGAGTGGCCATGGTCAGAGAGGAGATAGTTTCCATGCTTTACGGTGAGGCTTTCCTCCCAGATTTCAAGGAGTCCATGATGATGTTAAATCAAGCACTTTATAACACTATGAAGGCCATCAAGGACTCGGGGAGGGCAATCTCTTCTAGGAAGCCCAATGAAGGATTACTGAAGGCCTTAAGTGACGGCCTCTTAACCTATCTTTCCACGGTAATTGAGGGAGGAGAGAAGCTCACAGAGATGATCTCTTACATGAAAACAGACATGAAAGAGGCGATCAGGATCGGGAAGGAGATTCAGTTGCTAGAAAGGAATGGAGACGACATTAAGGACGTTCTCATACAGAAGCTATACGACTCTGAGGGGATTGCTGACGTCATTAGCGTACTTCAGTTCAAGGACGTAATTATCTTCATGGATGATATTCTAGATTACATGGAGGAGGCAACATTAAGTATAGAAACCCTATACGCCACCTTGAAGGCCTAA
- a CDS encoding citrate synthase/methylcitrate synthase yields MELRKGLEDIAIKETSITYIDGELGRLYYRGYSIFDLASFSNFEEVAYLLWYGKLPTRHELDDFKSRLAEERSISEDISTFVKRTAKFGNPMDILRTTVSMMGLEDRSEGDLIGKAIKMTAKIPTIISLIQRTRRNQEFVEPDPSLSHSENFLYMIRGERPSPSDTRVLDVSLMLHMDHEMNASTMACLVVASTLSDIYSSVVAGISALKGPLHGGANSEALKQFMEIETPDNVEKYVMNKLSSGQRLMGFGHRIYKTMDPRAKILKEYANQLSKNEEIKRLFEIANRVEEIGIKILGKRGIYPNVDFYSGLVFYAMGFDPDLFPTIFASARVIGWTAHVDEYLKDNKLIRPKAIYVGDLGKRYVPIEER; encoded by the coding sequence TTGGAGTTAAGGAAGGGACTTGAAGACATTGCAATAAAGGAGACTTCAATAACCTATATTGACGGTGAACTTGGCAGACTTTACTACAGGGGTTACTCCATCTTTGATCTGGCCAGCTTCTCGAATTTCGAGGAAGTCGCATATCTCCTGTGGTATGGTAAATTACCCACTAGACACGAGTTGGACGATTTCAAGTCAAGGTTGGCTGAGGAGAGATCCATCTCTGAGGACATCTCTACCTTCGTTAAAAGAACCGCAAAGTTTGGCAACCCCATGGATATACTTAGAACTACCGTTAGCATGATGGGTCTAGAGGATAGGAGTGAGGGAGACCTCATAGGAAAGGCAATAAAGATGACTGCTAAGATCCCAACCATAATATCTCTCATCCAGAGGACTAGAAGGAACCAGGAGTTCGTTGAGCCTGATCCCTCTCTTTCCCACTCCGAAAATTTCCTTTACATGATTAGGGGAGAGAGGCCATCCCCCTCAGACACCAGGGTGTTGGACGTTTCCTTGATGCTACATATGGACCATGAAATGAACGCCTCAACAATGGCATGCCTGGTTGTAGCCTCTACCCTTTCCGATATCTACTCCTCAGTCGTTGCTGGAATTTCTGCGTTAAAGGGCCCCCTTCACGGTGGAGCCAACTCGGAGGCCTTGAAGCAGTTCATGGAGATAGAAACCCCAGACAACGTGGAGAAATACGTGATGAACAAGCTCAGTTCTGGGCAGAGGTTGATGGGATTTGGACACAGGATTTACAAGACCATGGATCCAAGGGCCAAGATACTCAAGGAGTACGCGAATCAGCTCTCCAAGAACGAGGAAATCAAGAGGTTATTTGAGATCGCGAATAGGGTTGAGGAAATTGGTATAAAAATACTGGGTAAGAGGGGAATCTATCCCAACGTGGACTTCTACTCTGGACTCGTGTTTTACGCCATGGGTTTTGACCCTGACCTGTTCCCTACGATATTTGCATCTGCCAGGGTCATAGGATGGACAGCCCACGTGGATGAATACCTGAAGGACAACAAGCTCATAAGGCCCAAGGCCATATACGTGGGGGATCTAGGAAAAAGGTATGTTCCCATAGAAGAAAGGTAA
- a CDS encoding DUF763 domain-containing protein — MEITGISDLPLHYGRVPQWLIPIMKRLSRAIVDVMLLEWGPDKVIERLSNPLWFQGFNNVIGMDWDSSGSTTVTLGILKEVINPVQDGLAVTGGKGKNSLNVPKELEALPSNFNVDAKRLSRISKLVAKTDTTLLQDGHELYHHSLLVSESGKWAIIQQGMNPTTRFARRYHWSSIKDPVNEKRAGLAGRKEKAVLNVHESVNAKRVIMDLLREDPSKIEKQYLRSMALIRGTSLDSWISLGTVGAISSEAKMVYMKPVDVRRVVKTLSEVREKSPTSLEEALLLGIGPSTMRALSLISDLIYNEPPSYQDPVNVPYDPFKYAFAIGGKDGIPFPVHKEIAFEVIHTLEEFAMKAKLEKKDKAVALNKLREMKLGVKEGT; from the coding sequence ATGGAGATCACGGGCATCAGCGACCTACCGCTTCACTATGGCAGAGTTCCGCAATGGCTTATCCCTATCATGAAGAGGTTGTCGAGAGCCATAGTGGACGTGATGCTTCTAGAGTGGGGTCCAGATAAGGTGATAGAGAGGTTATCTAATCCTCTCTGGTTTCAGGGTTTTAACAACGTTATAGGGATGGACTGGGACTCCTCAGGTTCAACAACTGTAACGCTAGGTATCTTGAAGGAGGTGATAAACCCAGTACAAGACGGATTAGCCGTGACTGGCGGAAAGGGAAAGAACTCGCTGAATGTACCCAAGGAACTGGAGGCTCTTCCATCCAATTTCAACGTTGACGCTAAGCGACTATCCAGGATTAGTAAGCTTGTGGCTAAGACTGATACCACCCTTCTTCAAGACGGCCACGAACTATATCATCACTCCCTCCTGGTTTCAGAGTCCGGTAAGTGGGCAATAATTCAGCAGGGGATGAATCCCACCACGAGGTTTGCTAGGAGATATCACTGGAGCTCCATTAAAGACCCGGTAAATGAGAAACGTGCGGGATTAGCTGGACGAAAGGAGAAGGCGGTCCTTAACGTCCACGAGTCTGTGAACGCCAAGAGGGTGATAATGGATCTGCTAAGAGAGGATCCTTCCAAGATAGAGAAACAATACCTCAGGTCAATGGCCTTGATCAGGGGCACCTCTCTGGACTCTTGGATCAGTCTTGGAACCGTGGGTGCCATTTCGTCTGAGGCAAAGATGGTCTACATGAAGCCCGTGGATGTGAGGAGAGTGGTGAAGACACTCTCGGAAGTAAGGGAGAAGTCACCTACCAGTTTAGAGGAAGCTCTCCTTCTAGGTATAGGTCCCTCAACCATGAGGGCGTTAAGCTTGATATCTGACCTCATTTATAACGAACCTCCCTCATACCAGGATCCCGTAAACGTGCCCTACGATCCCTTCAAGTACGCCTTCGCGATAGGTGGGAAGGATGGAATCCCCTTCCCTGTGCACAAGGAGATCGCCTTTGAGGTCATTCATACCCTTGAAGAGTTTGCTATGAAAGCCAAGCTAGAGAAAAAAGATAAAGCCGTTGCATTAAATAAGCTGAGGGAAATGAAACTTGGAGTTAAGGAAGGGACTTGA
- a CDS encoding metallophosphoesterase family protein gives MILGAISDIHSPRYLNDFFMAFRTAPLYDLYILAGDLVDKGKVLHFDPIYRLLSSRKVVAVFGNDDFRELRDEYRRLYPSITWLEEEATSLKVGNSTIYLVGSEGVIERPTKWQFERGINREFYMKRKERLEDLLCRKEGDLTVLITHYSPAYETLKGEKTWAYPELGYPLVKELKCKPDIAIHGHAHKSTITHAVVDGVEVYNVALPATRGFTTIRLEKS, from the coding sequence ATGATACTTGGAGCGATCTCTGACATTCACTCCCCCAGATATCTAAACGATTTCTTCATGGCCTTCAGGACTGCACCACTATACGACCTTTACATTCTAGCGGGAGATCTAGTGGACAAGGGAAAGGTTCTGCACTTCGATCCGATCTATAGACTCCTCTCATCTAGAAAGGTCGTCGCGGTATTTGGCAATGACGACTTCAGGGAACTTCGGGACGAGTATAGGAGACTCTACCCCAGCATAACCTGGCTTGAGGAGGAGGCCACTTCGCTGAAGGTGGGGAATTCCACGATCTACTTAGTGGGAAGCGAAGGCGTGATTGAGAGACCCACGAAGTGGCAATTCGAGAGGGGTATTAACAGGGAGTTCTACATGAAGAGAAAAGAGAGACTCGAGGATCTTCTTTGCAGAAAGGAAGGCGACTTAACAGTTTTGATCACCCATTACTCCCCTGCATATGAGACCTTGAAAGGAGAGAAGACCTGGGCTTATCCAGAACTAGGTTATCCACTCGTTAAGGAGTTGAAATGCAAGCCTGACATCGCGATACATGGACATGCCCACAAGTCCACTATCACTCACGCAGTTGTAGATGGAGTGGAAGTTTACAACGTTGCTTTACCAGCAACTAGAGGATTCACAACCATAAGGCTTGAAAAAAGTTAG
- a CDS encoding peroxiredoxin, translated as MVKTYQKFPDVQVMTTAGPIDFYKDVFGKGKWLFLFAHPADFTPVCTTEFAEFARNYSEFEKLGVQLVGLSVDSIYSHIAWLTDIEQRYGLKIPFPVIADPEKKLARLLDLVEENSGLTVRGVFIVDPQGTIRFMAQYPIEAGRNIQELIRITKALIVSYKAKVSTPVNWEPGKEVVVGAPTTLMEAEMRMKLPNAKAWYLMFKKYDELPPDQRV; from the coding sequence ATGGTCAAAACATATCAGAAATTCCCGGACGTTCAAGTTATGACAACGGCTGGCCCAATAGACTTTTACAAGGATGTGTTTGGAAAGGGGAAGTGGTTGTTCCTATTCGCTCATCCAGCGGATTTCACTCCAGTCTGCACCACCGAGTTTGCTGAGTTTGCAAGGAACTATTCGGAATTTGAGAAGTTAGGGGTACAGTTGGTGGGTCTGAGCGTTGATAGTATCTACTCGCACATTGCCTGGCTTACTGATATAGAGCAGAGATATGGTCTAAAGATCCCCTTCCCCGTGATAGCGGATCCTGAGAAGAAACTAGCGAGGTTACTGGATCTAGTTGAGGAGAACTCTGGGTTAACCGTGAGGGGAGTCTTCATTGTGGATCCTCAGGGCACAATAAGGTTCATGGCCCAATATCCCATAGAAGCTGGAAGAAATATACAAGAGCTGATCAGAATAACCAAGGCCCTAATAGTTTCGTATAAGGCCAAGGTCTCCACTCCAGTGAACTGGGAGCCAGGGAAGGAAGTAGTAGTTGGGGCCCCAACCACTCTCATGGAAGCCGAAATGAGGATGAAGTTACCCAACGCGAAGGCTTGGTATCTAATGTTCAAGAAGTATGATGAGCTACCCCCAGATCAAAGAGTCTAA
- a CDS encoding DHH family phosphoesterase, with protein MDYYAIVHNDFDGTASASVYARAVNSLPRNIWFTEPTKLHEVLAKLELRGVSSVMIADLGINESTFPSIVEAVKRLRSEGATIQWFDHHVWKEEWKSKLKEVGVEVYHDVTTCGAGVVNKVMNPNDEVSRRLASADCSVDIWLHDDPLGEKLRRIVENDRRFEWKKKLLETFYGGTLWNDEFQKILETRINEELKGYQRIWKYVKVLDVEGAKVVVAIRWKGPPDISYASQFLMTRTGADIFVSANGKAVSFRSNTIDVRRFAAGLGGGGHPLAAGASLRIPLLYRFLRWIGVRGPVIDWVSRVVIDVIRKEGLVKYERKPAH; from the coding sequence ATGGATTACTACGCCATAGTGCATAACGACTTTGATGGGACTGCCTCGGCCAGCGTTTACGCGAGAGCTGTCAATTCCCTCCCGAGAAACATCTGGTTCACTGAGCCAACTAAACTTCACGAGGTTTTAGCCAAGTTAGAGTTGAGGGGAGTCTCCAGCGTGATGATAGCAGACCTAGGTATCAATGAGTCCACCTTTCCTTCGATAGTTGAGGCTGTGAAACGTCTTAGAAGTGAAGGTGCCACAATACAATGGTTTGATCATCATGTTTGGAAGGAGGAGTGGAAATCGAAGCTCAAGGAGGTAGGGGTAGAAGTCTACCACGATGTTACTACCTGCGGTGCAGGCGTGGTAAACAAGGTCATGAACCCCAATGACGAGGTATCCAGGAGATTAGCCTCTGCGGACTGCTCCGTGGATATATGGCTTCATGACGATCCACTTGGTGAAAAATTGAGAAGGATTGTGGAGAATGACAGAAGGTTTGAATGGAAGAAGAAATTGCTTGAGACCTTTTATGGTGGAACCCTTTGGAACGACGAGTTCCAAAAAATCTTGGAGACTAGAATTAACGAGGAATTGAAAGGATATCAAAGGATCTGGAAATATGTGAAGGTGTTGGACGTTGAAGGTGCTAAGGTAGTGGTTGCGATAAGGTGGAAGGGTCCGCCTGACATAAGCTATGCCTCTCAGTTCCTTATGACGAGAACAGGGGCAGACATATTCGTTTCAGCTAATGGGAAGGCAGTTTCGTTCAGGAGCAATACGATAGATGTGAGGAGGTTTGCAGCTGGACTAGGTGGCGGAGGACATCCTCTTGCCGCAGGAGCATCCCTTAGAATTCCCCTGCTCTATAGGTTTTTAAGATGGATAGGCGTTAGAGGGCCTGTGATCGATTGGGTCTCAAGAGTAGTAATTGACGTAATAAGGAAGGAGGGGCTAGTTAAGTACGAGAGAAAACCAGCCCATTAG
- a CDS encoding cysteine hydrolase family protein has protein sequence MPVLDKLSINPSKSAVVVVDMQNDFVRKEGKLYVPDAESTISPIRQLISKARDSGAHVIYTQDWHLKDDPEFKIWGEHAVAGSWGAEIVDELKPEKHDYVVKKLRYDAFFGTSLDYYLRVKGIDTLVITGTVANICVLHTAGSAALRWYNIVVPTDGISAITEFDYYATLRQVDFLYRGKITTTQGITFK, from the coding sequence ATTCCTGTCCTTGATAAGCTGTCCATAAATCCATCAAAAAGTGCAGTGGTAGTCGTGGATATGCAAAATGATTTCGTCAGAAAAGAGGGGAAACTTTACGTTCCTGACGCCGAGTCCACCATCTCTCCCATAAGGCAGTTGATATCTAAGGCAAGGGATTCGGGTGCCCACGTTATATACACTCAAGATTGGCACCTTAAGGACGATCCTGAGTTTAAGATTTGGGGCGAGCACGCCGTTGCCGGCTCCTGGGGAGCAGAAATAGTAGACGAACTGAAGCCGGAAAAACATGATTATGTCGTCAAAAAATTGAGATATGATGCGTTCTTTGGGACCTCCCTGGATTACTACCTCCGGGTCAAGGGAATAGATACGCTTGTGATCACTGGAACGGTGGCCAATATCTGCGTTCTTCACACAGCTGGGAGCGCCGCATTGCGGTGGTACAACATCGTTGTACCTACTGACGGGATATCGGCCATAACGGAATTCGATTATTACGCTACCCTAAGGCAAGTCGACTTCCTCTATAGAGGGAAGATAACAACAACTCAAGGAATTACTTTTAAGTAA
- a CDS encoding ABC transporter permease translates to MKLSDVVNFSFKALTSKKLRTSLTILGILIGPAIVVGLTGLTLGFSSVLTHQLFSSLSPTDIFVTPGTSTITPYTIQEISHIPGVKAVVPFYLISGTIETPSGPMATEILSISTSQASEVFPGLTLQQGQYPSPYSSYGAVVGYYIAHPQYPGQPTYQVGQTITVVMNTPNGKITKTFLVTGSFNEFSSAFADIDKALVVQNIVGSQYYGDQYSGLIVEASSVSQVNNVVNSIHNELGRSVSVTSVEQFITLINNSLSAVNGLLFVAGASSFIVAFVGILSTMFTTVVERTREIGVLRAIGFTRRGIMVIFVTEAILMGLLGGTAGVGAGVGMGYLLTTLTNSGGPGAGRGSAAASGGLGISAHITPVFEPTFIAEVILITVIFSLFAGIIPAYRASRIEPAVALRYEV, encoded by the coding sequence ATGAAACTTTCAGATGTTGTGAACTTTTCCTTTAAAGCCTTAACCTCGAAGAAGCTAAGAACGAGCTTAACAATCTTAGGAATACTTATTGGGCCAGCTATAGTTGTGGGATTAACGGGTCTAACCCTAGGATTTTCCTCGGTTCTAACTCATCAGCTCTTCTCCAGTCTATCTCCTACCGACATCTTTGTGACTCCGGGTACAAGCACAATTACCCCCTATACCATACAGGAGATATCACACATACCAGGAGTTAAGGCAGTAGTTCCGTTTTATCTTATCTCTGGTACAATTGAAACGCCTAGTGGTCCTATGGCTACAGAAATTCTCTCTATTAGCACTAGCCAAGCTTCTGAGGTGTTTCCTGGACTAACCTTGCAGCAAGGTCAATATCCCTCACCCTACTCCTCATATGGAGCAGTAGTTGGTTATTACATTGCACATCCACAGTATCCAGGTCAGCCCACTTATCAGGTAGGTCAAACTATAACCGTGGTGATGAATACCCCAAACGGGAAAATTACCAAGACGTTCCTGGTCACTGGTAGTTTTAACGAGTTTAGTAGTGCCTTCGCGGATATAGATAAGGCCTTAGTTGTGCAGAATATAGTGGGCTCACAGTACTATGGGGATCAATACAGTGGTTTAATAGTGGAGGCAAGTAGTGTGTCACAGGTAAACAATGTTGTAAATTCCATACATAACGAGCTCGGAAGATCAGTAAGTGTTACATCCGTGGAGCAGTTCATCACTCTCATCAATAACTCCCTATCTGCGGTTAATGGTCTTCTTTTCGTAGCAGGCGCATCGTCCTTCATTGTGGCCTTCGTGGGAATATTGAGTACTATGTTTACCACAGTGGTGGAGCGAACAAGGGAAATAGGAGTTCTGAGGGCAATAGGCTTCACCAGGAGAGGTATAATGGTGATATTCGTGACTGAGGCCATATTGATGGGCCTACTTGGAGGCACAGCTGGAGTGGGTGCAGGGGTTGGGATGGGATACCTTCTTACCACACTTACCAATTCTGGAGGACCTGGGGCTGGAAGAGGAAGCGCTGCAGCGTCCGGTGGCCTCGGAATCAGCGCACATATTACTCCAGTATTTGAACCAACATTCATTGCGGAAGTGATACTTATAACAGTCATTTTCAGTCTCTTCGCAGGAATCATCCCTGCATATAGGGCGTCCAGAATCGAACCAGCTGTGGCATTAAGATATGAAGTGTAG
- a CDS encoding COG1361 S-layer family protein, with the protein MKNFIVLLLIMIFLSPLSFLLATATPASPTVSVLGYGWGSPSSPTSAYPGYTDFPFYVEIGAVGSATPLSASISFPSGSPFITVGGNQAGVIQGSGYYLAIFYLTIPSSVTPGYYSAKVTVDYSVPIADQVCVESKTFNIQIPVSAVDFPIPVGIQGGTSGVSQPLVTGEGASPLTISVSNPSNNIVDNVLVNLTLPSGLMSETGKKFLIFTIPSIPPQETIQSTQLVNVTQNAIPGTYSLNYSVTFTNYLGYRYYATNSNITSGNANVTLVNIPLTLTIYPKTPITFYVTSTSATPSSLVSITLRANSSYNAFIESVTPQTSLTLLSSNFTPTTFQGTANFNYTFEVPQTLAPGAYPITFTITYEIFGQQQETAVTTFVQVNYYNAMPTLSDPTWSTLASPGTAGVTLTFLLTNPLPYPISDVNVTILPPAGMSSTYISYVVPTLSASGQGINYAQVPFTITLAQNVTPGYHEIPFVVSYFSSYGFHKVRSQIPVYVYPQSQLLALVSNVTVYQGTQAELPIVLVNYDPVPVSSVSAELRLTGLSVVGFSNQTFNMGPNSNATVVFTISAQGVGAGSYPATLTLVYNYEGVTKTVTYTIPINVLPAQNIVDVSITPTEVYYGTINNVTVRLIDTAQTPLNNVVLKLFGPSSEFSLSQNTVDIGTLSPGKSYTVTLNLLPTVSSTTPLPLSVEVQYLLPGSGVITQSYNFSLIATGLVDLVLQQPTISFSNGTLTVTGVLNNFGTASANFVTVYVDGNSTYIGSVPPNSPTPFSTTLVIPFAGGNTSTAKPHQVKIVVSYEDSIYQTHNLTYVLSFSPSATHFNTTFTNFRHFRSSNSLLPEIVIAILLVIVIVLAILLVLRKGKK; encoded by the coding sequence ATGAAAAATTTCATAGTTTTACTACTTATAATGATATTCTTATCACCGCTCTCTTTTCTTTTGGCTACTGCTACTCCTGCCTCTCCAACAGTTTCTGTCTTGGGATATGGTTGGGGTAGTCCCAGTTCGCCCACGAGCGCCTATCCAGGATATACTGACTTCCCATTCTATGTGGAAATAGGTGCAGTTGGTTCTGCGACTCCACTCAGCGCATCCATTTCCTTCCCTTCAGGATCTCCGTTTATTACAGTGGGAGGGAATCAAGCAGGCGTTATCCAAGGAAGCGGATATTACCTCGCCATCTTCTACTTAACCATTCCTAGCTCAGTAACCCCCGGTTATTACTCTGCAAAGGTCACAGTGGACTATAGCGTTCCCATAGCAGACCAGGTTTGCGTTGAAAGTAAAACGTTCAATATTCAGATTCCAGTGTCAGCTGTCGACTTTCCAATACCTGTGGGAATTCAGGGAGGAACAAGTGGGGTTTCGCAACCCTTGGTTACAGGAGAGGGAGCCTCGCCCTTAACCATCTCGGTCTCAAATCCCTCCAACAACATAGTGGACAACGTTCTGGTTAACCTGACGCTCCCTTCAGGTTTGATGAGCGAGACGGGAAAGAAGTTCCTTATATTTACGATTCCCTCAATCCCTCCTCAGGAGACCATTCAATCCACTCAGTTAGTTAACGTTACGCAAAATGCTATCCCTGGTACCTATTCTCTCAACTATTCAGTAACATTTACCAACTACCTCGGATACAGGTATTACGCAACTAACTCCAATATAACTTCAGGCAACGCCAACGTAACTCTGGTTAACATACCCTTAACCCTTACTATCTATCCGAAAACGCCAATAACCTTCTACGTAACCTCTACCTCAGCTACTCCCTCCTCGCTTGTCTCTATTACTTTACGGGCCAACTCGTCATACAACGCATTCATAGAATCCGTAACTCCACAGACTAGTTTAACCCTTCTCAGTTCTAACTTCACGCCCACGACATTTCAGGGAACTGCCAACTTCAACTACACATTTGAAGTCCCGCAAACGCTAGCGCCAGGAGCTTATCCCATAACCTTCACAATCACGTATGAGATCTTCGGACAACAGCAAGAAACCGCCGTAACCACCTTCGTACAGGTTAACTATTACAACGCAATGCCTACCCTATCTGATCCTACCTGGTCCACGCTAGCTTCTCCTGGGACTGCGGGGGTTACGCTAACGTTTCTGCTTACCAATCCACTTCCTTATCCCATTTCAGACGTTAATGTAACAATTCTTCCACCAGCGGGAATGAGTTCAACCTATATCTCATACGTCGTTCCCACGCTCTCAGCCTCAGGACAGGGCATAAACTATGCCCAAGTGCCCTTCACCATAACCTTAGCACAGAACGTAACACCTGGGTATCATGAGATACCTTTCGTGGTAAGCTACTTCAGTAGCTACGGTTTTCATAAAGTGAGATCCCAGATACCCGTTTATGTTTACCCGCAGAGCCAGCTTCTTGCCTTAGTTAGTAACGTCACAGTTTATCAGGGAACTCAGGCTGAATTACCCATTGTCTTGGTGAATTATGATCCCGTACCAGTATCTTCAGTTTCTGCAGAGTTGAGGCTTACAGGTCTTAGCGTTGTGGGGTTCTCAAATCAGACTTTTAACATGGGTCCCAATTCTAACGCAACAGTAGTTTTCACCATTTCCGCTCAGGGAGTCGGTGCAGGGAGCTATCCAGCTACATTGACCCTCGTGTATAATTACGAGGGCGTTACCAAGACCGTAACCTATACGATTCCAATTAACGTGCTTCCAGCTCAAAATATAGTGGACGTCTCCATTACTCCAACTGAGGTTTACTATGGTACGATCAATAATGTTACCGTAAGGCTAATCGACACGGCTCAAACTCCGCTTAATAATGTCGTACTAAAGTTGTTTGGACCATCCTCTGAATTTTCTCTATCCCAGAACACGGTGGATATTGGGACCCTCTCTCCAGGTAAGAGTTATACCGTAACCTTGAACCTGTTACCAACTGTTTCCTCAACTACACCACTGCCCCTTTCTGTAGAGGTACAGTATCTCTTACCCGGAAGTGGCGTCATTACGCAGAGTTATAACTTCTCGTTGATAGCCACCGGACTAGTGGATCTGGTTCTACAGCAACCCACAATATCGTTCTCAAACGGCACGCTTACAGTTACCGGAGTTCTAAATAATTTCGGCACAGCGTCAGCTAACTTCGTTACAGTATATGTGGATGGCAATTCCACTTACATAGGAAGCGTACCGCCCAATAGCCCTACACCCTTCTCGACAACGTTAGTTATACCCTTCGCGGGTGGAAATACCTCTACAGCGAAACCTCACCAAGTTAAGATAGTTGTGTCCTACGAGGACTCCATATATCAAACCCATAACTTGACTTACGTTCTAAGCTTCTCACCATCTGCGACCCATTTTAATACCACGTTCACCAATTTCAGGCACTTCAGAAGTAGCAATTCCCTTCTACCAGAAATCGTGATAGCTATCCTCCTTGTAATAGTTATAGTTCTGGCTATCCTCTTAGTCCTTAGGAAGGGGAAAAAGTGA